One region of Nitrospira sp. genomic DNA includes:
- a CDS encoding sulfurtransferase TusA family protein, producing MIQADVKLDTLGYFCPMPIILTSKKIKELTMGQVLEVVSDDEGIKKDMPAWCETTGHEMVGLEEEHSSSKRIYKAFVKKAK from the coding sequence ATGATACAGGCCGATGTGAAACTCGATACGCTCGGGTACTTTTGTCCGATGCCGATCATTCTGACGTCGAAGAAGATTAAGGAACTGACGATGGGCCAGGTGCTGGAAGTCGTCTCGGACGATGAGGGTATCAAGAAAGATATGCCGGCCTGGTGTGAAACGACCGGCCATGAAATGGTGGGACTGGAGGAAGAGCACAGTTCTTCCAAGCGAATCTACAAGGCGTTCGTCAAGAAGGCCAAGTAA
- a CDS encoding NAD-dependent epimerase — protein sequence MGSANGVVLVTGAAGFIGSHVARRLLDRGDAVLGLDNLNDYYDVRLKEARLARLQTHPQFQFVKLDVSDRPGMAALFAQQRIRRVVHLAAQAGVRYSLVNPHAYTASNVDGFLNILEGCRHHQVEHLVYASTSSVYGGHTKMPFSVHDNVDHPVSLYAATKKANELMAHCYAHLYRYPITGLRFFTVYGPWGRPDMALFLFTKAILEGKPIDVFNHGKMQRDFTYVDDIAEGVLRTLDRPAQADSQWVSDNPDPGSSSAPYRLYNIGNNQPVDLLRFIEVLESTLGKKAMKNFLPLQAGDVPATYADVADLMRDTGFKPATPIETGIARFVEWYREYYKV from the coding sequence ATGGGGTCTGCAAATGGGGTCGTACTGGTCACTGGTGCTGCCGGGTTCATCGGGTCTCATGTGGCCAGGCGACTGCTGGATCGCGGGGATGCCGTCCTGGGGCTGGACAATCTCAACGACTACTACGATGTTCGGCTGAAGGAAGCGCGTCTGGCACGGCTGCAGACGCACCCTCAGTTTCAGTTCGTGAAGCTGGATGTGTCGGATCGGCCCGGCATGGCCGCCCTCTTTGCGCAGCAGCGCATCAGGCGGGTGGTGCACTTAGCAGCGCAGGCCGGTGTCCGCTATTCGCTCGTGAATCCCCACGCGTATACGGCTAGCAACGTCGACGGATTTCTGAACATTCTCGAAGGGTGCCGGCATCATCAGGTCGAGCATCTGGTCTATGCATCCACAAGCTCGGTGTATGGCGGCCATACGAAGATGCCGTTTTCCGTGCATGACAATGTCGACCATCCGGTTTCGCTGTATGCGGCGACGAAGAAGGCTAATGAATTGATGGCGCACTGTTATGCGCATCTATATCGCTACCCGATTACCGGTTTGCGGTTCTTCACCGTCTATGGGCCCTGGGGTCGCCCCGACATGGCGCTGTTTTTGTTTACAAAGGCGATTCTTGAAGGCAAACCCATCGATGTGTTCAATCACGGGAAGATGCAGCGCGACTTCACCTATGTCGACGATATCGCCGAAGGCGTGTTGCGCACGCTCGATCGCCCCGCACAGGCCGATTCTCAGTGGGTGAGCGACAATCCCGACCCCGGGAGCAGTTCCGCCCCCTACCGGCTCTACAACATCGGCAATAACCAACCGGTAGACCTCCTACGATTCATTGAGGTACTAGAGAGCACACTCGGCAAGAAAGCTATGAAGAACTTTCTGCCCCTCCAGGCCGGCGATGTGCCGGCAACCTATGCCGATGTGGCGGATCTCATGCGGGATACCGGCTTTAAGCCGGCCACCCCGATCGAAACGGGCATCGCGCGGTTCGTCGAGTGGTACCGCGAGTACTACAAGGTCTGA
- a CDS encoding DsrE/DsrF/DrsH-like family protein, whose translation MTTAQIEPTAALTQLRESKADRVTIVLLSGDLDKAMAAFIIATGAAAMGMQVTVFFTFWGLNTIRKKGASSSASDWLRRMFGFLNKGGADTLPLSRFHFWGLGTKMMQVVMRQNRMPGVPELMQMALDLDVRFIACTTTMGLMGITKDTLIDGIDQFAGVTTYLAEAKQGSVNLFI comes from the coding sequence ATGACGACCGCACAAATCGAGCCCACAGCGGCCCTGACGCAACTCCGCGAGTCAAAGGCCGACCGCGTGACGATCGTGCTCCTCAGTGGAGACCTCGATAAGGCAATGGCCGCGTTTATTATCGCGACCGGCGCTGCTGCCATGGGTATGCAGGTGACAGTGTTTTTCACCTTCTGGGGGCTCAATACGATTCGCAAAAAAGGGGCAAGCAGTTCAGCGTCGGATTGGCTGCGCCGGATGTTCGGCTTCCTCAACAAAGGCGGAGCCGATACCTTGCCTCTGTCCCGTTTTCACTTCTGGGGGCTGGGCACAAAAATGATGCAAGTCGTGATGAGGCAGAATCGCATGCCTGGCGTGCCGGAGCTGATGCAGATGGCGCTGGACCTTGATGTTCGCTTCATTGCCTGCACCACCACAATGGGCTTGATGGGAATTACCAAAGACACGTTGATCGACGGCATCGACCAATTCGCGGGTGTGACCACCTACCTGGCTGAAGCGAAGCAGGGCAGCGTCAATCTGTTCATATAA
- a CDS encoding aromatic ring-hydroxylating dioxygenase subunit alpha, with product MSTDLITELKPTKSAPLFGFWYPATTSEALAVGQMQTQVMLGQPILVCRDRQGRVAAMRDICPHRGMPLSFGHFDGERVECAYHGWQFDTGGRCRHIPALVEGSALRPEKIGITSYPCQEADGYVWVYLPDPQRLDGPMPELPRLPLPSTPYRMVHISTILDCTIDDGIVGLMDPAHGPFVHQSSWWRTQASMHDKAKTFEPIPNGFRMVPHAPSKNSGPYKLLNKLYGGPLTTTIDFVLPNQRFEFVQCGSMFVSSRATVTPVGEQQCRIDFAAAWNILPWLPFAKPLFRYFANIFMKQDKQAMERQAVGLKYKPALMLIDDADTPAKWYYKLKAAYLTSVQTGTPLDHPLKDRVTLRWRS from the coding sequence ATGAGCACAGACCTCATTACCGAACTCAAACCGACGAAAAGTGCCCCTCTCTTCGGCTTCTGGTACCCGGCGACGACCAGCGAGGCCCTGGCCGTCGGTCAGATGCAAACCCAGGTCATGTTGGGACAACCGATTCTCGTGTGCCGAGACCGACAAGGTCGAGTGGCGGCCATGCGAGACATTTGTCCCCATCGGGGCATGCCCCTGTCGTTCGGTCATTTTGACGGAGAACGCGTTGAGTGTGCCTATCACGGATGGCAATTTGATACAGGCGGTCGCTGTCGTCACATTCCGGCTCTTGTCGAGGGATCGGCGCTTCGACCCGAGAAAATCGGGATCACCTCCTACCCGTGCCAAGAAGCAGACGGGTATGTGTGGGTCTATCTACCCGATCCGCAACGGCTGGATGGGCCGATGCCTGAACTTCCACGCCTTCCACTGCCGTCCACGCCGTATCGTATGGTTCACATCTCCACGATCTTGGATTGCACCATCGACGACGGCATCGTAGGCCTCATGGATCCTGCACACGGCCCTTTCGTCCATCAAAGCTCTTGGTGGCGAACTCAAGCCAGCATGCACGACAAGGCAAAGACCTTCGAGCCCATTCCCAACGGATTTCGGATGGTGCCACACGCCCCCTCCAAAAACAGCGGACCCTATAAGCTGCTCAATAAACTCTACGGTGGTCCGCTGACGACCACGATCGACTTCGTCCTTCCCAATCAACGATTTGAGTTCGTGCAGTGCGGATCGATGTTCGTGTCTTCCCGTGCCACCGTGACGCCGGTGGGGGAGCAGCAGTGCCGAATCGACTTCGCCGCCGCCTGGAACATCCTTCCCTGGCTTCCGTTTGCCAAACCCCTGTTTCGATACTTCGCCAATATCTTCATGAAGCAGGACAAGCAGGCCATGGAGCGGCAAGCGGTGGGGTTGAAGTACAAACCGGCGCTGATGCTGATCGACGATGCCGACACTCCGGCCAAGTGGTACTACAAACTCAAAGCCGCCTACCTGACCTCGGTCCAAACCGGGACACCGCTGGACCATCCGCTGAAAGACCGCGTCACACTTCGGTGGAGAAGCTAA
- a CDS encoding endonuclease III — MQAQQIHAAIRTVKREIAQWPDPVVGVVAKETSRDPFLVLISCLLSLRTKDKTTAEASARLFALASTPATMRQLTLSAVEQAIYPVGFYRTKAKQILQICTQLLERYQGRVPDCIEELLTLPGVGRKTANLVVTVGYEKPGICVDIHVHRISNRWGYVKANTPDETEQALRRKLPSQYWITFNDLLVPYGQHLCQPVSPFCSRCKIVKYCDRIGVTKSR, encoded by the coding sequence ATGCAGGCGCAACAAATCCACGCTGCCATCCGTACGGTCAAGCGGGAGATTGCCCAATGGCCTGATCCGGTGGTCGGCGTTGTGGCCAAAGAGACCAGCCGCGATCCGTTCCTGGTTCTGATTTCCTGCCTCCTCAGTCTACGCACAAAAGACAAAACCACTGCCGAAGCCAGTGCGCGGCTGTTTGCGCTGGCGTCCACTCCGGCCACGATGCGGCAGCTCACGTTGTCGGCCGTCGAGCAGGCCATTTATCCCGTTGGGTTCTACCGGACCAAGGCGAAACAGATTCTTCAGATTTGCACGCAGCTGCTCGAGCGATACCAAGGGCGTGTGCCGGATTGCATCGAAGAGCTGTTAACGCTGCCCGGTGTGGGGCGAAAGACGGCGAACTTAGTGGTCACAGTTGGATATGAGAAGCCGGGGATTTGTGTCGACATTCATGTCCATCGGATCAGTAATCGATGGGGGTATGTGAAGGCGAACACCCCGGACGAGACGGAGCAGGCGCTCCGCAGAAAACTACCCAGCCAGTATTGGATCACTTTCAACGATCTGCTCGTCCCTTACGGACAGCACCTCTGCCAACCTGTCTCGCCGTTCTGTAGCCGATGCAAAATTGTGAAATATTGCGATCGAATCGGTGTGACGAAAAGCCGTTAG
- a CDS encoding 30S ribosomal protein S21 — protein MEIKVFNNNVEKALKVAKKKLAGEGLFRELKRRRYYEKPSVRKKAKEREAQRRRQKWLAKRRPE, from the coding sequence ATGGAAATTAAGGTTTTCAATAACAACGTTGAAAAGGCCCTGAAGGTCGCCAAGAAAAAGTTGGCGGGCGAAGGATTGTTCCGCGAACTGAAGCGACGTCGGTATTATGAAAAGCCGAGTGTTCGCAAGAAGGCGAAAGAGCGCGAGGCTCAACGTCGGCGACAGAAGTGGCTTGCGAAGCGACGGCCTGAATAG
- a CDS encoding HAD family phosphatase, with product MVRQGCTKESTLRAIIFDFNGVIADDETPHLECFQQALAESGLTISKDEYYDTYLGMDERTCAAALLLKRDGRCDPVIHARIAERKAALFREHTATRTPPLFPWVSGFVERAFGHYRLAIASGGRREHILSALAGTAIEGRFELIVSADECTVGKPDPAMYEFALRQLNARSPRPPLLRSGECLVIEDSRAGIQAALKAGMRVLAVATTYPAAQLTEAHLVLPSLEEIQPNDVARRLFHAGA from the coding sequence CTGGTCCGTCAAGGCTGCACAAAGGAGTCGACTCTGCGCGCAATCATTTTTGACTTCAACGGCGTCATCGCCGACGACGAAACACCGCACCTGGAATGTTTTCAGCAAGCGCTTGCTGAATCCGGACTGACGATCAGCAAGGACGAGTACTATGACACCTATCTCGGGATGGATGAGCGGACCTGTGCCGCCGCGCTGCTGCTGAAACGGGATGGCCGATGCGACCCCGTGATTCATGCCCGGATCGCCGAACGGAAAGCGGCGCTGTTCCGTGAGCATACGGCGACACGAACGCCGCCCCTTTTTCCCTGGGTGTCCGGGTTTGTCGAACGAGCGTTCGGGCACTACCGGCTGGCCATCGCATCGGGAGGCCGACGGGAACACATTCTCTCCGCCCTCGCGGGAACGGCCATCGAGGGACGATTCGAACTCATCGTGTCCGCGGACGAATGCACCGTCGGCAAGCCCGATCCCGCGATGTATGAATTCGCGCTTCGACAGCTCAACGCCCGCAGCCCCAGACCACCCCTCCTTCGATCCGGCGAATGTCTCGTCATCGAAGATTCCCGCGCAGGAATCCAGGCGGCGCTGAAGGCCGGCATGCGTGTCCTCGCGGTCGCGACCACCTACCCGGCCGCCCAACTCACCGAGGCGCATCTGGTCCTCCCGTCACTGGAAGAGATCCAGCCGAACGACGTGGCCCGGCGACTCTTTCACGCCGGCGCTTGA
- the ftcD gene encoding glutamate formimidoyltransferase, whose amino-acid sequence MSQIVECVPNFSEGRNPEVIHALAALVRSVPGVVLLDETKDPDHHRAVLTFAGRPYAVAEVAFQMARLASQLIDLQTHHGEHPRVGATDVMPFVPIRDVSMQDCVQLARMVGQRIGNELKIPVFLYEQAASKPERKQLEWIRKGGLKGLADRMAADPGWAPDFGPKQLHPSAGATVVGARWPLIAFNVNLKTQDLSVAKAIAKVVRQSSGGLPCVKAIGVELRSQGLVQVSMNLTNHEETPLHKAFAAVQQAAAAHGVEVAGTELIGLVPEQALIETAQQALCLDRFERRQVLEARLETAESRSAIGRLAASPSVKAQPSATRFGASDVWEGAEQGLTGGSAGARSAMFAAALGVMVAKLNRARAVETRLSEISARLSELVQGDRDAYARVLQAKKLPPNHPDRAIALSSGLLGAIETPLEIVKLSCELIPLLRGLMAQAKPEVHPDLTMGMRLADAVIDGCVAMVEENMKTQPNQQLIESIRQRFSRVEQMLVDAKSLCYTPPFDSWPQNMLNILKLR is encoded by the coding sequence GTGAGTCAGATCGTCGAATGTGTGCCGAATTTCAGCGAAGGCCGGAATCCTGAGGTGATTCACGCGCTCGCTGCCCTGGTTCGGTCTGTGCCCGGCGTGGTGCTGCTGGATGAGACGAAGGATCCGGACCACCATCGGGCGGTCCTGACCTTCGCGGGAAGGCCCTATGCTGTGGCGGAAGTCGCCTTTCAGATGGCGCGGCTCGCCTCGCAACTGATCGACCTGCAGACGCATCATGGTGAACATCCGCGCGTCGGGGCGACAGATGTCATGCCCTTCGTCCCCATTCGTGACGTCAGTATGCAGGACTGTGTGCAGTTGGCTCGCATGGTGGGGCAACGGATCGGCAACGAACTCAAAATTCCCGTCTTCCTTTACGAACAGGCGGCGAGCAAGCCTGAGCGGAAGCAACTGGAGTGGATTCGAAAGGGAGGGCTGAAAGGATTGGCCGACCGAATGGCTGCCGATCCTGGATGGGCTCCGGATTTTGGACCGAAGCAGTTGCACCCGTCCGCCGGGGCGACCGTGGTGGGTGCGCGGTGGCCGCTCATCGCCTTCAATGTGAATTTGAAGACGCAGGATCTGTCAGTCGCGAAAGCAATTGCGAAGGTCGTTCGTCAGTCGAGCGGAGGCCTTCCCTGTGTGAAAGCCATCGGCGTCGAGCTGCGCAGTCAGGGACTCGTGCAGGTCTCGATGAATCTGACGAACCATGAGGAGACACCGCTGCACAAGGCGTTTGCCGCGGTGCAGCAGGCGGCGGCGGCTCATGGCGTGGAGGTTGCCGGGACCGAACTCATCGGTCTTGTCCCAGAGCAGGCCCTCATTGAGACGGCACAACAGGCGCTCTGTCTGGATCGATTCGAGAGGCGGCAGGTGCTTGAAGCGCGTTTGGAGACTGCCGAATCGCGTTCGGCGATTGGGCGACTAGCCGCATCCCCATCAGTCAAAGCACAGCCATCTGCGACCCGCTTCGGGGCATCTGATGTGTGGGAAGGTGCAGAGCAGGGACTGACCGGGGGCAGCGCGGGCGCCCGTTCCGCCATGTTTGCGGCTGCCTTGGGGGTCATGGTGGCGAAGTTGAATCGCGCGCGAGCGGTAGAAACGCGCTTGTCTGAAATTTCAGCGAGACTCTCGGAACTGGTGCAGGGTGATCGCGATGCCTATGCCCGTGTGCTACAGGCCAAGAAGCTTCCACCGAATCATCCCGATCGTGCGATCGCCCTGTCGTCCGGTCTCCTGGGTGCGATTGAGACTCCCCTGGAAATCGTGAAACTGTCCTGCGAACTCATTCCGCTCCTGCGCGGACTCATGGCGCAGGCGAAGCCCGAGGTGCATCCGGATCTCACGATGGGGATGCGGTTGGCCGATGCGGTCATCGATGGGTGTGTGGCCATGGTGGAAGAGAACATGAAAACTCAACCAAATCAGCAGCTTATTGAGTCGATCCGGCAGCGATTTTCGCGTGTCGAACAAATGCTTGTGGATGCGAAATCGCTATGCTACACTCCGCCCTTCGATTCGTGGCCCCAAAACATGTTGAATATCCTGAAACTTCGGTGA
- a CDS encoding cation:proton antiporter, which yields MSDYAVLGDLLVIYAVSTAVVFTFHQFRLPSIAGFLVAGALIGPHGLHLIPDVSQVHVLAEIGIVLLLFTIGMEFSSAHFAAARRTLMVAAPVQTGGVLILALLGALAVGLSYQQGIFWGFLLALSSTAIVLKALSEQGESDSFHGRATVAILIFQDLAVVPMMLITPILATPSGSAMGMVLMTLVKAAVVVGLIVAAAWYLVPRLLRHIVRSRSRELFLLSIIVLCLGIAWLTSLGGLSLALGAFIAGLVMSESEYSHQALAEVLPFRDSFNSLFFVSIGVLMDLRVVLDHPFIVLGLLVAVIVGKLLTGAGAMVAAGAPPRSAVLVGVALAQVGEFSFILAQQGQDAGLFTGDQYQLFLAVSVLTMVVTPFVMQWSPHLGRRIEALQRVRGWMPSRTVAHVEQLEGTQVRIKDHVIIVGYGLNGRNLARVLGETEIPHVALDLDGETVRREARHGVPIYYGDGSNANVLRHMKIEDAKVLVVALSDPFTARRTVKVAKGLNAKLHIVVRTRYLRELEELHQLGADDVVPEEFETSIEIFALVLRTYSLPQEFVARKAEQIRREGYALLRRSEMPELAHHLRGGTLTDVEVETCRIDDDAPAVGKSLAELSIRPRTGASVIAWTRSQVTQSNPSEHVRLQASDVITLLGSREQIRRAMALLNEPNHGTSHPMS from the coding sequence ATGAGTGATTACGCAGTTCTCGGCGACCTGTTGGTGATCTATGCAGTGTCCACTGCGGTCGTGTTCACGTTTCACCAGTTCCGTCTCCCGTCGATCGCCGGGTTTCTTGTCGCCGGGGCTTTGATCGGCCCGCATGGGTTGCACCTGATTCCCGATGTGTCTCAGGTCCATGTGCTCGCCGAGATCGGCATCGTCCTGTTGTTGTTCACGATCGGTATGGAGTTTTCGTCCGCGCACTTTGCGGCGGCCCGCCGTACGCTGATGGTGGCGGCTCCTGTTCAAACCGGTGGGGTCCTGATTCTGGCGCTGCTTGGGGCGCTGGCCGTCGGCCTTTCCTATCAGCAGGGAATTTTCTGGGGATTCCTCCTCGCGCTCAGCAGCACAGCGATCGTCTTGAAAGCCCTCTCGGAGCAGGGCGAGAGCGATTCATTTCACGGCCGCGCCACGGTCGCGATTTTGATTTTCCAGGACCTTGCCGTCGTGCCGATGATGCTGATCACGCCGATCCTGGCCACACCCAGCGGGAGTGCGATGGGGATGGTGCTGATGACGCTGGTGAAGGCGGCCGTCGTGGTCGGGTTGATCGTCGCGGCGGCCTGGTATCTGGTCCCCCGATTGTTGCGGCATATCGTGCGGAGCCGCAGCCGCGAGTTGTTTTTGCTCTCGATCATTGTGTTGTGTCTGGGGATCGCCTGGTTGACCTCCCTGGGCGGCCTGTCGCTGGCCTTGGGCGCCTTTATCGCGGGTCTGGTCATGTCTGAGTCTGAGTACAGCCACCAGGCGTTGGCGGAGGTGTTGCCGTTTCGGGACAGCTTCAATAGTTTATTTTTCGTCTCGATTGGCGTCCTGATGGACCTGCGGGTGGTGTTGGACCATCCCTTCATCGTCCTGGGGCTGTTGGTCGCCGTCATTGTCGGGAAGTTGCTCACCGGCGCCGGCGCGATGGTCGCGGCTGGAGCCCCTCCCAGGTCGGCGGTCCTGGTGGGGGTGGCGCTTGCGCAGGTGGGCGAATTCAGCTTCATCCTTGCGCAGCAGGGGCAGGACGCTGGCCTCTTTACCGGAGATCAGTATCAGTTGTTTCTGGCAGTGTCGGTCCTGACGATGGTCGTGACGCCGTTCGTGATGCAGTGGTCGCCTCATCTGGGGAGGCGGATTGAAGCGTTGCAGCGTGTTCGCGGATGGATGCCGTCGCGCACGGTGGCCCATGTCGAGCAATTAGAGGGGACGCAGGTCCGGATCAAAGACCATGTCATCATTGTGGGGTACGGTCTCAATGGGCGCAATCTGGCTCGTGTGCTTGGCGAAACGGAAATTCCGCATGTGGCGTTGGATCTGGATGGGGAAACCGTGCGCCGCGAAGCGCGCCATGGCGTACCGATCTATTACGGCGACGGCTCGAATGCCAATGTGCTTCGACACATGAAGATCGAAGACGCCAAAGTGCTGGTGGTCGCCCTGTCCGATCCCTTCACGGCTCGAAGAACGGTGAAAGTCGCAAAGGGGTTGAATGCGAAGCTGCACATTGTGGTGCGGACGCGATACTTGCGGGAGTTGGAAGAACTGCATCAGCTGGGCGCAGACGACGTGGTGCCGGAGGAATTCGAAACCTCGATCGAAATTTTTGCGTTGGTGTTACGGACCTATAGCCTGCCCCAGGAATTCGTGGCGCGCAAGGCCGAGCAGATCAGGCGGGAAGGGTACGCCTTGTTACGGCGCAGTGAAATGCCGGAATTGGCGCACCACCTCCGTGGCGGGACACTGACTGATGTCGAGGTCGAAACCTGCCGGATCGATGACGACGCGCCGGCGGTGGGAAAATCGTTGGCGGAGCTGTCCATTCGTCCGCGAACCGGGGCGTCGGTCATAGCCTGGACCCGGAGTCAGGTGACGCAGTCCAATCCGTCGGAGCACGTCCGCCTGCAGGCAAGCGATGTGATCACGCTGCTCGGATCCCGAGAGCAGATTCGTCGGGCCATGGCGCTGCTGAACGAGCCCAATCATGGCACGAGCCACCCGATGAGCTAG
- a CDS encoding MBL fold metallo-hydrolase, with amino-acid sequence MGLWDALPRDQYVGLAPWVWVQLESNQSPGPFPFVGGVAPEVVGSLHEAHSLFLACIETAISDIFSRRAVLDDPQTRVRLEDAYAELVNSRQQLSQHITARRQPDGQFHWSHPFDPTKSATVVNTGLRIFNAVKRQAIPVPFERPMGPLVGKLLGMLDGTQQAGAIRTIVTTVGRDGERLLTKLMELFVQYECLTPTTQASVRDQWLRQINDRDTVHLGHAALMYRQRDQFLLFDPWLLPWFAESNVPSLWVSLLPKPAAIFLTHDHDDHVDPRTLLHVPKDVPIVIPSRRNRKKFFYDYLPLLRELGFSHIIELAHGESWSFDGGAVVSVPFYGEDPCDLEMPRNCYLVTDRGQNVLVHADSGPTNNGRSAIQEGVIQRLVQKYGPLSLLLASQQQLQEIRSYAAHAPLSHPGQWLEVGENGYLTNRYLDELCATAQARLFVSYATGGADWYPDHLSFMFSQRNPARTALLTAHWEPPEKLKDLLAQHDCRYHRAHALDVFRNVGDESMEVRSAAESLSPLPLYRVDHGDPSFMKRGGR; translated from the coding sequence ATGGGACTCTGGGACGCATTACCGCGCGATCAGTATGTGGGGTTGGCCCCCTGGGTCTGGGTCCAGCTTGAAAGCAACCAGTCGCCGGGGCCGTTTCCGTTCGTCGGCGGCGTGGCACCGGAGGTTGTGGGGAGCCTGCACGAGGCCCATAGCCTCTTTCTGGCCTGTATCGAAACGGCCATCAGCGATATATTTTCCCGGCGCGCCGTCCTTGATGATCCGCAGACCCGGGTGCGGCTCGAGGATGCGTATGCTGAACTGGTGAATTCCCGCCAGCAATTGAGTCAGCACATTACGGCGCGGCGTCAACCTGACGGCCAATTCCACTGGTCGCACCCGTTCGATCCTACGAAATCCGCCACCGTCGTCAACACCGGGCTGCGCATCTTCAATGCCGTGAAACGGCAGGCGATCCCCGTGCCGTTCGAGCGCCCCATGGGGCCGCTGGTCGGCAAACTGCTGGGGATGTTGGATGGCACGCAGCAGGCCGGGGCGATTCGGACCATTGTGACGACGGTCGGGAGGGACGGCGAGCGCCTGCTGACCAAATTGATGGAGTTATTCGTCCAGTATGAGTGTCTCACGCCCACGACCCAGGCTTCGGTTCGCGATCAGTGGTTGCGGCAGATCAACGACCGGGACACGGTGCACCTCGGCCATGCCGCGCTCATGTATCGGCAGCGTGATCAATTTCTTCTGTTCGACCCCTGGCTGTTGCCGTGGTTCGCGGAATCGAATGTGCCGAGCCTCTGGGTGTCGTTGTTGCCGAAACCGGCGGCGATTTTCCTGACGCACGACCATGACGACCATGTGGACCCTCGAACGTTATTGCACGTGCCGAAGGATGTCCCGATCGTCATTCCCAGCCGACGAAATCGCAAGAAATTTTTCTACGATTATCTGCCGTTGCTTCGTGAACTGGGGTTCAGTCATATCATCGAACTCGCCCACGGCGAGAGTTGGAGCTTTGACGGCGGCGCCGTGGTTTCGGTTCCGTTCTACGGCGAGGATCCCTGCGACCTGGAGATGCCAAGAAACTGCTATCTTGTGACCGATCGCGGGCAGAACGTGCTCGTGCATGCCGATAGCGGTCCGACGAACAATGGCCGATCGGCCATTCAGGAGGGGGTTATTCAGCGGTTAGTCCAGAAGTATGGTCCGCTCTCCCTCCTCCTGGCCTCCCAACAGCAGCTGCAGGAGATTCGCAGTTATGCTGCCCACGCGCCGCTGTCGCATCCGGGCCAGTGGCTTGAGGTCGGGGAGAACGGGTACCTGACCAACCGCTATCTGGACGAGTTGTGCGCCACTGCGCAGGCGCGCCTGTTTGTGTCTTATGCTACGGGTGGCGCCGATTGGTATCCGGATCACTTGTCATTTATGTTCAGCCAGCGCAATCCGGCCCGTACGGCCCTGCTCACCGCACATTGGGAGCCGCCGGAAAAGCTGAAAGATCTTCTGGCGCAACACGATTGCCGGTATCATCGCGCTCATGCGCTGGACGTGTTTCGAAACGTCGGCGATGAATCGATGGAAGTCCGCTCGGCGGCTGAGTCCCTGTCGCCGCTGCCGCTCTACCGAGTCGATCATGGGGACCCGTCGTTCATGAAGCGGGGTGGCCGATAG